Proteins co-encoded in one Bradyrhizobium sp. 170 genomic window:
- a CDS encoding 2OG-Fe(II) oxygenase, whose translation MSDKLGLLSEDAIAKYRAELADKGTVLIAPDTLFTKDELTRIDQLQSDIPEEQVRKGDAGDCHNVFVKRVRLDHAGHNPSNVNGTASAQIIELLERKERVSALRRIFGASSEYVIRRCQVHRMPPRSFVGIHLDAESDPDFEYSVIVQLATEFEGGEFVVYPTDRKLQVFRPHLGTVLITTCRFWHEVRQVHAGERRSLVYFCSKYDGANRRIVEDHSARVRSAS comes from the coding sequence ATGAGTGATAAACTTGGTCTGCTTTCAGAAGATGCCATCGCGAAATACCGTGCAGAGCTGGCAGATAAAGGTACGGTCCTGATTGCCCCCGATACGCTGTTCACCAAAGACGAGTTGACGAGGATCGATCAGCTGCAGTCCGATATTCCAGAAGAACAGGTTCGGAAGGGAGATGCCGGCGATTGTCACAATGTTTTTGTGAAACGAGTGCGGCTAGATCACGCCGGCCATAATCCTAGCAACGTGAATGGTACAGCTTCAGCGCAGATCATCGAACTGCTGGAAAGAAAAGAGCGGGTCTCTGCGCTTAGAAGGATCTTCGGAGCGTCATCGGAGTACGTGATTCGTCGATGCCAAGTGCATCGCATGCCGCCTCGGTCCTTCGTTGGTATCCATTTGGATGCTGAGAGCGACCCCGACTTCGAGTATTCTGTAATAGTTCAGCTCGCGACAGAGTTCGAGGGCGGTGAGTTCGTCGTGTATCCAACCGACCGTAAACTCCAAGTGTTTCGTCCACACTTAGGAACAGTGCTTATCACAACATGTAGGTTCTGGCATGAGGTAAGGCAGGTGCACGCGGGGGAACGTCGGTCACTCGTCTACTTTTGTTCAAAATACGACGGTGCGAACCGCCGGATAGTCGAAGACCATTCCGCTCGCGTGCGGTCGGCTAGCTAG